In one Kwoniella botswanensis chromosome 3, complete sequence genomic region, the following are encoded:
- a CDS encoding protein-L-isoaspartate O-methyltransferase has translation MAWMSSGRSNAELIDKMVKNGLIVSPQIAEAMRKVDRKNYVPDQMYAYEDSPQRIGFGATISAPHMHAHACENLLSFLPVVNSPHTGAILDVGSGSGYLTAVLHHLAPHSLVVGIDHIQGLVDQSVKNLQKDGVPLGPEKDGKGGVIMICEDGRKGSPEHAPFSIIHVGAAAPEIPQPLIDQLAKPGRMFIPVGQGSQDIWQIDKSDTGEVTKKKLFGVMYVPLTDADKQWKSDL, from the exons ATGGCCTGGATGTCTAGTGGGAGGAGCAATGCCGAG CTTATCGATAAGATGGTCAAGAATGGGTTGATTGTTTCACCTCAAATCGCCGAG GCCATGCGTAAGGTCGACAGGAAGAATTATGTACCCGATCAGATGTACGCATATGAAGATTCCCCTCA ACGTATCGGTTTCGGAGCTACCATCTCTGCACCACACATGCATGCTCACGCGTGTGAAAACCTCCTATCCTTCTTACCAgttgtcaactcacctcataccGGTGCTATACTGGATGTAGGCAGTGGATCAGGATATC TTACCGCTGTGCTGCATCACCTAGCCCCCCATTCGCTCGTGGTAGGTATAGACCATATTCAAGGTCTAGTCGACCAATCCGTCAAGAACCTTCAGAAAGACGGAGTACCTCTCGGacctgagaaagatggaaagggagGGGTAATCATGATATGCGAAGATGGGAGGAAAGGTTCACCTGAACATGCACCATTCTCAATCATACATGTAGGAGCGGCTGCACCGGAGATACCTCAACCTCTAATTGATCAA CTGGCTAAACCCGGTAGGATGTTTATACCTGTGGGTCAAGGATCGCAAG ATATTTGGCAGATTGATAAATCTGATACGGGAGAAGTcaccaagaagaaattgtTTGGTGTGATG TATGTCCCACTTACCGATGCCGACAAACAATGGAAGAGTGATTTGTGA
- a CDS encoding 60S ribosomal protein L10: MGRRPARCYRYCKNKPYPKSRYNRGVPDPKIRIYDLGRKKASVDDFPFCCHLVSDEYEQLSSEALEAARICANKYIVKTAGKEAFHMRVRVHPFHVIRINKMLSCAGADRLQQGMRGAWGKPYGSVARVNIGQVIMSIRCRDSNKAVIIEALRRARYKFPGRQKIIVSKKWGFTPLDRADYEALKAQKQVVNDGAYVQFLKPKGPLLQNLRTAQRA; this comes from the exons ATGGGTAGACGACCAGCCAGGTGTTACAGATACTGTAAGAACAAGCC TTACCCCAAATCTCGATACAATCGAGGTGTCCCCGATCCCAAGATTAGGATCTACGATTTGGGTAGAAAGAAGGCTTCCGTCGATGATTTCCCCTTCTGTTGCCATTTGGTATCCGACGAATACGAACAACTTTCATcagaagctttggaagctgctCGAATCTGTGCCAACAAGTACATCGTCAAGACTGCCGGTAAAGAAGCTTTCCACATGAGAGTCAGAGTCCACCCTTTCCATGTTATTAGAATTAACAAGATGTTGTCATGTGCTGGTGCGGATAG ATTGCAACAAGGTATGAGAGGTGCTTGGGGTAAACCATACGGTTCCGTCGCCCGAGTTAACAT CGGACAAGTCATCATGTCCATCCGATGCAGAGACTCTAACAAGGCCGTCATCATCGAAGCTCTCCGAAGAGCCCGATACAAGTTCCCTGGTAGACAAAAGATCATCGTCTCCAAGAAATGGGGTTTCACTCCTCTCGACAGAGCCGACTACGAAGCCCTCAAGGCCCAAAAGCAAGTCGTCAACGATGGTGCTTACGTCCAA TTCCTCAAACCCAAGGGTCCTCTTCTCCAAAACCTCCGAACTGCTCAACGAGCTTAA